One Augochlora pura isolate Apur16 chromosome 10, APUR_v2.2.1, whole genome shotgun sequence DNA window includes the following coding sequences:
- the Rab3-gap gene encoding rab3 GTPase activating protein isoform X1, producing the protein MSCQIKGIANLINTSNIKEVLFGDSSRKFDVLQNELPLQDCFISLSSTGDVLAMAYNTKMIILISRWDSLEPDETKNKFHMIWYGEIAKEPNEWVTSVICLPLLSLGKASGGSNPDWTCIIVGLNSGFIKFYTETGALLLGEQLHNEAVIGLKCQSFRSPKHVGDAGITEEVHVIYNSVLCVLQGFPLFSTLRACRNHLARVKANCDDLPPITNLSYKKWGYRNQDIVNDSEVIGTTSVNSFDHLMTASICGGYNASYRSSAPQHNLVIATGKRPFVGFHYALEGGTAPVLSDVAIAMANKLANAIGTAVPWLPLGWGNSKNYASSEASKTNTHEPIEPMTCRFGLSDITREGYSVVSSPNKLLSVISDAMGRVILIDNRHGIAVRMWKGYRDAQCGWIEVEEEKHPGKHKAFTKFKETSHLRTALFLVIYAPKKGVIDIWSTQQGPKITTFTASKHGRLLYINYGLLGTNDNAHLPKNKPQYSCVFMDPLGGLKEVTVPFHFALTSQNGKRARDIHLLRKLKTFLREEEFDNEKLISVIDSICADLKTNEIKVQMIEMLMMNKHIIPDALLAVTDCFIQKFDVHDKEEMEPAEKTLNLLTTQLQQVIKFYKHIQSHFDSLEDHSLTNNDDISSEELASILLTSEVEVHRIYQLSDIINNLKCSSPRRETKVKFKENERIFLNFLSCFEFGLSGLVNVKKNIKPEKKLQVSRLMYEGSIYSNDSIEVWKEAAMSSNIQPFALLEFALIHWLNRKREMYLGLELKQFVQLLNVICSMNNVEEICGENNEVSLWWKNVRTILSDSTNPFNALTAALACRAVATSLEKYREKGVSNIADNRHNEMNVNQNRNDSTDIEEAKDPVSGAKLNDDVYNLTSEWENVTKDNCQFTLYIGNLEDITILDAIVSQKPLSDDTTQFFALPFTKVDISLGSVLSRGKGFVSEIVAKWIVSTGIDPAQLPDTESDQQLLTNDSLKVTSSLDEPCNTDVLQHDLEQSSSPPLPCNETDSEARDNPTATTRILERIALLKRHFPYSLTSSVLLANVCWEFATSWNKDISQMKSLESALVVLRQIPMKHMRHGVCCLLWSVHIKKRMESVTKLMNKLGRLPKERLCIQEVGLNDSQIVTFLKHSLMFLEIFIDSGYIEEENSAVKSEELWEGCASGPQSFAALAISQTPAWYDLVILHIQLANVLYMMAHFNLKVAKPLNNLFEPVVQLYFFQALTDKVMLTWYRDDKRDSLRTQFLCRVIAASMDHIHQETANGKAVSSMQAIEWMSRCQTLASMWKINNDELRIHQVCQLYVNGFDQLAEDVVAAVNDIEKLAVNLLPIVGRRMMAYLSRAPDLLEEITRLNPALTLYLQSLDVPEVICTNCSNDETVELIRRVSRCLPETHPEYHLVQLMLDATFIYEGAT; encoded by the exons ATGTCCTGTCAGATCAAGGGAATAGCTAATTTAATCAATACAAGTAACATTAAGGAAGTACTTTTTGGAGATTCTTCCAGAAAAT tTGACGTTTTGCAAAATGAGTTGCCTCTGCAAGATTGTTTTATATCGTTGTCGTCGACAGGAGATGTTCTTGCCATGGCATATAATACAAAgatgattatattaattt CAAGATGGGATTCTTTAGAGCCTGATGAGACGAAAAACAAATTCCATATGATATGGTACGGAGAAATAGCAAAGGAACCAAA CGAATGGGTAACATCTGTGATCTGTTTGCCATTATTATCTTTGGGTAAAGCCAGTGGTGGCTCTAATCCAGATTGGACGTGTATTATAGTTGGTCTCAATTCTggttttattaagttttataCAGAG ACAGGTGCGCTATTATTAGGAGAGCAACTGCATAATGAAGCAGTCATTGGATTAAAATGCCAGTCTTTTCGTTCACCAAAACACGTAGGTGATGCTGGTATAACCGAAGAAGTACATGTAATTTACAACAGTGTTTTATGCGTTTTGCAAGGCTTTCCTCTGTTTTCAACGCTAAGAGCATGCAGGAATCATTTAGCCAGAG TTAAAGCAAATTGCGATGATCTGCCTCCTATCACAAATTTATCGTACAAAAAGTGGGGATACAGAAACCAGGATATTGTAAACGACTCTGAAGTAATTGGCACTACATCCGTAAATAGTTTTGATCATCTAATGACTGCTTCGATATGCGGTGGATATAATGCATCTTACAGATCTAGTGCACCCCAACATAATCTAGTAATTGCAACTGGCAAAAGACCATTTGTTGGTTTCCATTATGCATTAGAAGGTGGTACTGCTCCAGTGTTGTCTGATGTTGCAATAGCAATGGCCAACAAATTAGCGAATGCTATTGGAACTGCTGTTCC TTGGCTTCCTCTCGGTTGgggaaattcgaaaaattatgctTCCTCCGAAGCATCTAAGACTAACACTCACGAGCCAATCGAGCCAATGACTTGTAGATTTGGTCTGAGCGATATTACACGCGAGGGTTATTCGGTGGTGTCTAGcccgaataaattattatctgtaATATCAGATGCAATGGGTAGAGTAATATTGATAGACAATAGACATGGTATTGCGGTAAGAATGTGGAAGGGATATCGTGATGCTCAATGTGGATGGATTGAAGTGGAAGAAGAGAAACATCCTGGAAAGCATAAAGCATTTACTAAATTTAAGGAAACTTCGCATTTACGTACCGcgttatttttagttatttatgcTCCTAAGAAGGGCGTAATAGATATATGGAGTACTCAACAAGGTCCGAAAATTACGACGTTCACTGCTAGCAAGCATGGACG ATTACTTTATATCAATTATGGACTTCTTGGTACAAATGATAACGCGCATTTGCCGAAAAACAAACCCCAATATTCGTGTGTTTTTATGGATCCACTGGGTGGTTTAAAAGAAGTTACTGTTCCATTTCATTTCGCCCTTACCAGTCAAAATGGAAAGAGAGCTCGTGATATACATCTCTTGAGAAAGTTGAAGACATTCTTGCGCGAAGAAGAGTTTGataatgagaaattaatatcagtAATCGACAGTATATGTGCAGACTTGAAGACTAATGAAATCAAAGTACAAATGATAGAAATGCTGATGATGAATAAACACATTATACCGGACGCTTTGCTTGCGGTCACAGATTgctttattcaaaaatttgatGTACACG ACAAAGAAGAAATGGAACCAGCAGAGAAGACGCTGAATCTGTTAACAACGCAGTTGCAACAagtgattaaattttataaacatattcAATCACATTTTGATAGTTTAGAAGATCATAGTCTTACCAATAACGACGATATTAGCAGTGAAGAACTAgcgtcaattttattaacttctgAAGTGGAAGTTCATAGAATTTATCAACTAtctgatataataaataatcttaaatGCTCAAGTCCTAGGAGGGAAACCAAAGTAAAGttcaaagaaaatgaaaggattttcttgaatttcttATCTTGCTTCGAGTTTGGACTTTCGGGATTGGTAAATGTTAAGAAGAACATAAAGCCAGAGAAGAAACTTCAAGTTT CACGGTTGATGTACGAAGGAagtatttattcgaacgatagTATTGAAGTATGGAAAGAAGCTGCAATGAGCAGTAACATCCAGCCTTTTGCCTTACTAGAATTTGCGTTAATCCACTGGTtgaatagaaagagagaaatgtaTTTAGGACtggaattaaaacaatttgtgcagctattaaatgttatttgttCGATGAACA ACGTTGAAGAAATATGTGGCGAAAACAATGAAGTATCCTTATGGTGGAAAAATGTCCGGACCATTCTCTCGGATTCCACGAACCCGTTCAATGCACTCACCGCTGCATTGGCATGTCGAGCAGTTGCTACGTCTTTGGAGAAATATAGGGAAAAGGGTGTTAGTAATATTGCAGACAATAGACATAACGAAATGAATGTTAATCAAAATAGGAACGATTCGACGGATATAGAGGAAGCAAAAGATCCtgtttctggtgcaaagttgAACGACGATGTATATAATTTGACGAGCGAGTGGGAAAATGTTACTAAAGATAATTGTCAATTTACACTGTATATTGGAAATCTTGAGGACATTACAATTTTAGATGCAATTGTTAG TCAAAAGCCACTTTCGGACGATACGACGCAATTTTTTGCTTTACCGTTCACTAAAGTTGATATCTCTTTGGGATCAGTTTTGTCAAGAGGAAAAG GCTTCGTCTCAGAGATTGTCGCGAAATGGATCGTTTCAACGGGTATAGATCCAGCTCAATTACCAGATACTGAATCAGATCAGCAATTGTTAACAAACGACTCCTTAAAAGTTACAAGTTCGTTGGACGAACCATGTAACACGGATGTTTTGCAGCATGATTTAGAACAATCTTCATCACCCCCATTACCATGCAACGAGACTGACAGCGAAGCCAGAGATAATCCAACTGCTACTACAAGAATTTTAG AACGTATTGCACTGTTAAAGCGTCATTTCCCGTATAGTTTGACGAGTAGCGTTTTATTAGCTAATGTGTGCTGGGAGTTTGCTACGTCGTGGAATAAGGACATCTCTCAAATGAAGTCTCTTGAAAGTGCATTAGTCGTGTTACGGCAAATACCGATGAAACACATGAGGCatg GTGTTTGCTGTCTGTTATGGTCCGTTCATATAAAGAAGCGAATGGAATCTGttacgaaattaatgaataagcTTGGAAGACTACCGAAAGAGAGACTGTGTATTCAGGAGGTTGGTTTGAACGATTCACAGATAGTTACGTTCTTAAAACATTCTCTTATGTTCTTGGAGATATTCATAGAT TCTGGTTATATTGAGGAAGAGAACAGCGCAGTGAAATCGGAGGAATTATGGGAAGGTTGCGCTTCCGGCCCACAGTCGTTTGCCGCGTTAGCGATTTCTCAAACGCCGGCATGGTACGATCTGGTAATTTTACATATACAATTAGCCAACGTTTTGTACATGATGGCACATTTTAATCTCAAAGTAGCAAAACCATTAAATAACTTGTTCGAACCTGTG GTGCAACTGTATTTCTTCCAAGCTCTAACGGACAAAGTGATGTTAACGTGGTACCGGGACGACAAGCGAGATAGTTTGAggacacaatttttatgtcgAGTAATAGCTGCATCAATGGATCATATTCATCAAGAAACCGCGAATGGCAAGGCGGTGAGCTCGATGCAGGCCATCGAATGGATGAGCAGATGCCAGACCCTAGCTTCCAtgtggaaaattaataacgacgAGCTGAGGATACATCAAGTCTGTCAGTTATATGTGAATGGTTTCGATCAGCTGGCGGAGGAT GTTGTCGCAGCTGTGAacgatatagaaaaattagcaGTGAATCTACTACCGATCGTGGGAAGAAGGATGATGGCGTACCTTTCCAGAGCGCCCGACCTTCTGGAGGAAATTACCCGTTTAAATCCTGCGCTCACCTTGTACTTACAGAGTTTG GACGTACCGGAAGTAATTTGTACAAATTGCTCGAACGACGAGACCGTCGAGTTGATTCGACGAGTTTCAAGGTGCTTGCCTGAAACTCATCCCGAGTACCATCTCGTGCAACTGATGTTAGATGCGACATTCATCTACGAGGGCGCAACATGA
- the Rab3-gap gene encoding rab3 GTPase activating protein isoform X2, translated as MIWYGEIAKEPNEWVTSVICLPLLSLGKASGGSNPDWTCIIVGLNSGFIKFYTETGALLLGEQLHNEAVIGLKCQSFRSPKHVGDAGITEEVHVIYNSVLCVLQGFPLFSTLRACRNHLARVKANCDDLPPITNLSYKKWGYRNQDIVNDSEVIGTTSVNSFDHLMTASICGGYNASYRSSAPQHNLVIATGKRPFVGFHYALEGGTAPVLSDVAIAMANKLANAIGTAVPWLPLGWGNSKNYASSEASKTNTHEPIEPMTCRFGLSDITREGYSVVSSPNKLLSVISDAMGRVILIDNRHGIAVRMWKGYRDAQCGWIEVEEEKHPGKHKAFTKFKETSHLRTALFLVIYAPKKGVIDIWSTQQGPKITTFTASKHGRLLYINYGLLGTNDNAHLPKNKPQYSCVFMDPLGGLKEVTVPFHFALTSQNGKRARDIHLLRKLKTFLREEEFDNEKLISVIDSICADLKTNEIKVQMIEMLMMNKHIIPDALLAVTDCFIQKFDVHDKEEMEPAEKTLNLLTTQLQQVIKFYKHIQSHFDSLEDHSLTNNDDISSEELASILLTSEVEVHRIYQLSDIINNLKCSSPRRETKVKFKENERIFLNFLSCFEFGLSGLVNVKKNIKPEKKLQVSRLMYEGSIYSNDSIEVWKEAAMSSNIQPFALLEFALIHWLNRKREMYLGLELKQFVQLLNVICSMNNVEEICGENNEVSLWWKNVRTILSDSTNPFNALTAALACRAVATSLEKYREKGVSNIADNRHNEMNVNQNRNDSTDIEEAKDPVSGAKLNDDVYNLTSEWENVTKDNCQFTLYIGNLEDITILDAIVSQKPLSDDTTQFFALPFTKVDISLGSVLSRGKGFVSEIVAKWIVSTGIDPAQLPDTESDQQLLTNDSLKVTSSLDEPCNTDVLQHDLEQSSSPPLPCNETDSEARDNPTATTRILERIALLKRHFPYSLTSSVLLANVCWEFATSWNKDISQMKSLESALVVLRQIPMKHMRHGVCCLLWSVHIKKRMESVTKLMNKLGRLPKERLCIQEVGLNDSQIVTFLKHSLMFLEIFIDSGYIEEENSAVKSEELWEGCASGPQSFAALAISQTPAWYDLVILHIQLANVLYMMAHFNLKVAKPLNNLFEPVVQLYFFQALTDKVMLTWYRDDKRDSLRTQFLCRVIAASMDHIHQETANGKAVSSMQAIEWMSRCQTLASMWKINNDELRIHQVCQLYVNGFDQLAEDVVAAVNDIEKLAVNLLPIVGRRMMAYLSRAPDLLEEITRLNPALTLYLQSLDVPEVICTNCSNDETVELIRRVSRCLPETHPEYHLVQLMLDATFIYEGAT; from the exons ATGATATGGTACGGAGAAATAGCAAAGGAACCAAA CGAATGGGTAACATCTGTGATCTGTTTGCCATTATTATCTTTGGGTAAAGCCAGTGGTGGCTCTAATCCAGATTGGACGTGTATTATAGTTGGTCTCAATTCTggttttattaagttttataCAGAG ACAGGTGCGCTATTATTAGGAGAGCAACTGCATAATGAAGCAGTCATTGGATTAAAATGCCAGTCTTTTCGTTCACCAAAACACGTAGGTGATGCTGGTATAACCGAAGAAGTACATGTAATTTACAACAGTGTTTTATGCGTTTTGCAAGGCTTTCCTCTGTTTTCAACGCTAAGAGCATGCAGGAATCATTTAGCCAGAG TTAAAGCAAATTGCGATGATCTGCCTCCTATCACAAATTTATCGTACAAAAAGTGGGGATACAGAAACCAGGATATTGTAAACGACTCTGAAGTAATTGGCACTACATCCGTAAATAGTTTTGATCATCTAATGACTGCTTCGATATGCGGTGGATATAATGCATCTTACAGATCTAGTGCACCCCAACATAATCTAGTAATTGCAACTGGCAAAAGACCATTTGTTGGTTTCCATTATGCATTAGAAGGTGGTACTGCTCCAGTGTTGTCTGATGTTGCAATAGCAATGGCCAACAAATTAGCGAATGCTATTGGAACTGCTGTTCC TTGGCTTCCTCTCGGTTGgggaaattcgaaaaattatgctTCCTCCGAAGCATCTAAGACTAACACTCACGAGCCAATCGAGCCAATGACTTGTAGATTTGGTCTGAGCGATATTACACGCGAGGGTTATTCGGTGGTGTCTAGcccgaataaattattatctgtaATATCAGATGCAATGGGTAGAGTAATATTGATAGACAATAGACATGGTATTGCGGTAAGAATGTGGAAGGGATATCGTGATGCTCAATGTGGATGGATTGAAGTGGAAGAAGAGAAACATCCTGGAAAGCATAAAGCATTTACTAAATTTAAGGAAACTTCGCATTTACGTACCGcgttatttttagttatttatgcTCCTAAGAAGGGCGTAATAGATATATGGAGTACTCAACAAGGTCCGAAAATTACGACGTTCACTGCTAGCAAGCATGGACG ATTACTTTATATCAATTATGGACTTCTTGGTACAAATGATAACGCGCATTTGCCGAAAAACAAACCCCAATATTCGTGTGTTTTTATGGATCCACTGGGTGGTTTAAAAGAAGTTACTGTTCCATTTCATTTCGCCCTTACCAGTCAAAATGGAAAGAGAGCTCGTGATATACATCTCTTGAGAAAGTTGAAGACATTCTTGCGCGAAGAAGAGTTTGataatgagaaattaatatcagtAATCGACAGTATATGTGCAGACTTGAAGACTAATGAAATCAAAGTACAAATGATAGAAATGCTGATGATGAATAAACACATTATACCGGACGCTTTGCTTGCGGTCACAGATTgctttattcaaaaatttgatGTACACG ACAAAGAAGAAATGGAACCAGCAGAGAAGACGCTGAATCTGTTAACAACGCAGTTGCAACAagtgattaaattttataaacatattcAATCACATTTTGATAGTTTAGAAGATCATAGTCTTACCAATAACGACGATATTAGCAGTGAAGAACTAgcgtcaattttattaacttctgAAGTGGAAGTTCATAGAATTTATCAACTAtctgatataataaataatcttaaatGCTCAAGTCCTAGGAGGGAAACCAAAGTAAAGttcaaagaaaatgaaaggattttcttgaatttcttATCTTGCTTCGAGTTTGGACTTTCGGGATTGGTAAATGTTAAGAAGAACATAAAGCCAGAGAAGAAACTTCAAGTTT CACGGTTGATGTACGAAGGAagtatttattcgaacgatagTATTGAAGTATGGAAAGAAGCTGCAATGAGCAGTAACATCCAGCCTTTTGCCTTACTAGAATTTGCGTTAATCCACTGGTtgaatagaaagagagaaatgtaTTTAGGACtggaattaaaacaatttgtgcagctattaaatgttatttgttCGATGAACA ACGTTGAAGAAATATGTGGCGAAAACAATGAAGTATCCTTATGGTGGAAAAATGTCCGGACCATTCTCTCGGATTCCACGAACCCGTTCAATGCACTCACCGCTGCATTGGCATGTCGAGCAGTTGCTACGTCTTTGGAGAAATATAGGGAAAAGGGTGTTAGTAATATTGCAGACAATAGACATAACGAAATGAATGTTAATCAAAATAGGAACGATTCGACGGATATAGAGGAAGCAAAAGATCCtgtttctggtgcaaagttgAACGACGATGTATATAATTTGACGAGCGAGTGGGAAAATGTTACTAAAGATAATTGTCAATTTACACTGTATATTGGAAATCTTGAGGACATTACAATTTTAGATGCAATTGTTAG TCAAAAGCCACTTTCGGACGATACGACGCAATTTTTTGCTTTACCGTTCACTAAAGTTGATATCTCTTTGGGATCAGTTTTGTCAAGAGGAAAAG GCTTCGTCTCAGAGATTGTCGCGAAATGGATCGTTTCAACGGGTATAGATCCAGCTCAATTACCAGATACTGAATCAGATCAGCAATTGTTAACAAACGACTCCTTAAAAGTTACAAGTTCGTTGGACGAACCATGTAACACGGATGTTTTGCAGCATGATTTAGAACAATCTTCATCACCCCCATTACCATGCAACGAGACTGACAGCGAAGCCAGAGATAATCCAACTGCTACTACAAGAATTTTAG AACGTATTGCACTGTTAAAGCGTCATTTCCCGTATAGTTTGACGAGTAGCGTTTTATTAGCTAATGTGTGCTGGGAGTTTGCTACGTCGTGGAATAAGGACATCTCTCAAATGAAGTCTCTTGAAAGTGCATTAGTCGTGTTACGGCAAATACCGATGAAACACATGAGGCatg GTGTTTGCTGTCTGTTATGGTCCGTTCATATAAAGAAGCGAATGGAATCTGttacgaaattaatgaataagcTTGGAAGACTACCGAAAGAGAGACTGTGTATTCAGGAGGTTGGTTTGAACGATTCACAGATAGTTACGTTCTTAAAACATTCTCTTATGTTCTTGGAGATATTCATAGAT TCTGGTTATATTGAGGAAGAGAACAGCGCAGTGAAATCGGAGGAATTATGGGAAGGTTGCGCTTCCGGCCCACAGTCGTTTGCCGCGTTAGCGATTTCTCAAACGCCGGCATGGTACGATCTGGTAATTTTACATATACAATTAGCCAACGTTTTGTACATGATGGCACATTTTAATCTCAAAGTAGCAAAACCATTAAATAACTTGTTCGAACCTGTG GTGCAACTGTATTTCTTCCAAGCTCTAACGGACAAAGTGATGTTAACGTGGTACCGGGACGACAAGCGAGATAGTTTGAggacacaatttttatgtcgAGTAATAGCTGCATCAATGGATCATATTCATCAAGAAACCGCGAATGGCAAGGCGGTGAGCTCGATGCAGGCCATCGAATGGATGAGCAGATGCCAGACCCTAGCTTCCAtgtggaaaattaataacgacgAGCTGAGGATACATCAAGTCTGTCAGTTATATGTGAATGGTTTCGATCAGCTGGCGGAGGAT GTTGTCGCAGCTGTGAacgatatagaaaaattagcaGTGAATCTACTACCGATCGTGGGAAGAAGGATGATGGCGTACCTTTCCAGAGCGCCCGACCTTCTGGAGGAAATTACCCGTTTAAATCCTGCGCTCACCTTGTACTTACAGAGTTTG GACGTACCGGAAGTAATTTGTACAAATTGCTCGAACGACGAGACCGTCGAGTTGATTCGACGAGTTTCAAGGTGCTTGCCTGAAACTCATCCCGAGTACCATCTCGTGCAACTGATGTTAGATGCGACATTCATCTACGAGGGCGCAACATGA